tacatatacatatatatatatatatatatatatatataatagtttttgttttgtttttggtttttggtttttttattgttttttttaatttggtagATAGGTTGTGAATGGCGGATGGCTGCCCATAAGTCTCACACCTTATCTACCATCTTGATGTATTCATTATTGGCCAAAACTTATTAAAAAGAACATGCATAGtgctatattttatattgacaAGAATCAAAGGTCTGAATGGTAGATAGAAGAAGGGACATATATCATGCAGCACCTTACCATCTACCTTTCTGGGTAACACCTTCTTTCtcagtataaatataaaaacaatggatGCATGGTTGGCTGAATGTGAAATtattgagagaaaaaaagaggaaccaaaaaagaaagaaagaaagaaagatgaagGGACCAGTGGCTGTGACAGGAGCAGCAGGATACATAGGCTCATGGCTTGTCATGAGGCTTCTTGAGAAGGGTTACATTGTTAGAGCTACTGTTAGGGATCCAAgtaatatattcatatatgttttcttcttttaattaatttccttctctattttattttattaattatggggttttttataattaatgtaaaatattattgcaGGTGATTCTAGGAAAACAAAGCCATTGTTAGAGCTTCCAAATGCAGAGAAGCAACTGAGTCTATGGAAAGCAGACTTGGGAGAAGAAGGAAGCTTTGATGAAGTCATTCAGGGTTGCACTGGTGTTTTCCATGTTGCTACTTTTATGGACTTTGAATCTCTTGATCCTGAGGTTGTTTCCTTTCctttatcttttatcttatttatctatttgcttattagaaaaataaacaaataaatataaagaagttaaTTAAGTAGCGGTGGCAAATTAATGGTGTAGAATGAAGTGATAAAGCCAACAGTGAATGCAATGCTAAGCATCCTCAAGTCATGCAAGAAAGCCGGCAGTGTTCAACGTATAGTATTCACCTCCTCCGCCGGCACCGTCAATGTCCAACAACAACAGTCGCCGGAGTACGATGAGAGCTCGTGGAGCGATGTTGACTTTTGCCGGAGAGTCAAAATGACAGGAtgggtaaatatatatatttcttttatcatATATGAATCAGAtgaatttgattgtttttactTCTTAAATGAACatagatatttatttcaaaaattttaatctaTTGGTATTAAATTTTGTgcataaaagttaaaattttatctCATATTAAATAAGtgcacaaatatataaaaaaaaaattaactcaataCCTGTAGATAGGGTATATCTAGCATAACTTAtctatattttgtaataataaaagaaaagctaTTTACCTAACCACTTTGCTTAGGATGAGTAGTACTTCGTCCTAGACATGGCCACGTTCAGGAACCGCCGGTTACGGTTCTTGAACCGTCGGTTTCGGTTCCAAAACATTTTAAACCGTAACTGAACTGCCAAGCCTAGGCAAGGTTCTTGGCGATTCGGTTCCAGTTTGGTTTCAGTTCCGGTTCTGGCGGTTCGGTTCAACGGTTCCAGTTTGACGGTTCAAATGGTTCGGGCTATTTTTTTAGGCTTTGTTGTTCACCTCCACAGTTCGATGAGTGAAGAAAGTCACAGCGATTCCATCCAACCTCAGAAGGAACTCCTTAAAAATCAGAATGATCGGAGGTAACAACCATGATCGCCTTCTCTATCACGTCAAAGATATCTGAGATCAAGCTACGGAAGAACCGTCTCCAGTAATCCATCGAAGATGAAAACCATCTCGCCGCCGCTCGAGCTTGCTCCTCCCCACCTTCTCCACCATTAGGTCGGGCTTCCACATCTGCAGATCGATCCGGCCCGCCGCTCTCAGATAGAGatctaggattaggattttattagaggggatttagggttttcaaatcttcaagagAGGGCTGGCCGCTAGCCAAAAGAGAGAATaaagcaacaaaataaaaacttaatcaattgGTTTGATTCAAGTGTTTAGGCCTAACCTAATCAAATGATTTACACGACTCAAAGTCTTAAATGGTCAAACCTAATCAGATATTATAAGTCATAAcattattttacataatataataatatatgaaactaagtaatttgatattttgaattttttgatttAAGTGAAACCGCCGGTTccacggtttttaaattttgaaaccggaaccgaaccttatATAATGGTTCCGGTTCTGATTTTAGGATAGTTCCGGTTTTTCCAGTTCTGGTTCCAGTTTTTGGCGGTTCAGTTCCAGTTCAGTTTCACGATTTCGGTTCAAAATGACCACGTCTACTTCATCCTATTCTAACTCAAAATGATAggattcaaaatttcaaatcctATCTGAGGCATgcctcatatttgttttttttttaagaaaaaaaatctattttaggTACTTAAAATTTCAaggaataaaatatttgttatttaaaattttacatatatgtgtatatacacatataattaCTAGAGGAAGGGATTTGAGGCTTTAAACACCCTCATAAATCTCAAAAGGATCTAGTGTACTTTTAACATTTTACTTCCTCTCATCTTATTcacataattattttaactaattcatatttattaaaaaaatggttaaagttagttaaatatataaaaaatatcagctttctaatatatttttaaatccataaaaattctatttttctcttcttattttaattatatcttttattctaTATCAAAATAGTGTTTTaggtttttttcaaaagaatattgagaagtgtagaaatacattaaaaataaaagttaaatttaaaaaaaacttatttaatgcCTCATGtgtatatacaaaacaaacaaaaaaaagcttaaaaaaacatataaataggaCCATATGAAGTAAtgttataaagatatatatacttttaatgaaaaaatattctatgtttctatatttttttaatattttattttcattatttgtttatttatttattttcctttctttattaTCTCTTTGTTCACACGAGCTTGCACATGATTGTAAGTGTTTGCGCATGATTGAACTTTGTTGCAAATCCCTTGAGCTTTTATGGGCATGGTCGAGCTTTCCggagtttaaaataaaatcaaaaagtaaaatataattttatttttttagttaaattaaaaatctacaaaaaaaaattaaaacaaaaaaaataaaactatacaaaaattaaaaaaaaaaattaaaatatgccTACTGTTAATATAATAGAAAATTGATGAGAATATTAATTTTGGGTAAATAAAAGTTTAGGACGGGGCCCATTTCTCAACCAAATTATAATAAGTGGTGacattaatttttgtattttttttagtaagatTGATTTGACTTAAAGCTCTCTAATTGTGAATGTAGATGTACTTTGTGTCAAAAACACTAGCAGAAAAGGCTGCATGGGATTTTGCGAAAGACAATGGCTTGGACCTCATTACAGTGATTCCACCCTTGGTTGTTGGTCCTTTTGTCTCTTCTTCAATGCCTCCCAGCATGATCACTGCTCTGGCCCTCATCACTGGTaactctttttatcttttaattttaaattagaaaataaataaataaataaaaatctcataacACTTATAATTGTaatgaatgaattaatgaattaattaattaatggcaGGGAATGAAGCACATTATTCAATCTTGAAACAAATCCAACTAGTCCATTTGGATGATCTGTGTGAAGGTCACATCTTTCTTTTTGAGCATCCAGAGGCAAAAGGTAGATACATATGCTCTTCTCATGATGCCACAATCTTCACTCTTGCCAAGATGATCAAAGAAAGGTTCCCTGAATATGACATCCCCCAACAGTATGTGTcatcttcttgttattattttatgttatgcttcttctttataaatttttaaatattgaactctcaaccaaaataaataaatgttttgtggtttattaatttattaacagGTTCAAAGGCATTGATGAGAACATTGGGATTGTTCACTTCTCTTCTAAGAAAATCATGGACCTTGGCTTCAAATTCAAATACACAATGGAACAAATGTTTGTTGATGGCATTCAAATATGCAGGGAAAAGAAGTTCATTCCACTCCAAACAGTCAAAGAGATTGCTTCAATCAAAGGCAAGATTAATGGCATTGATGAACAAGTCTCAGTTGCCACCAACTAGAGTTTTTATATTTAGTGAGCTTGTTGTATTGCTTTGTCCTCTTCATATCAATAATTCAGAGTGtaccttttgattttttaattataataaactaaTGTCTTCTTATGTATGTCTCAATATTATCAAGCAATTTCGGAAATAAATTTTGAGTTTGAGTAGTAAAATTCTATTGTTGACCATGGAAGATAAGGGAACAGTTTGTGTCATGGACACCGCTGGTTTTGTCCGATCATCTCTTATTAATTAGTGTTTAATAGAGCAAGGTCACACTGTCAAGGCCACCGTCCGTGAACCtagttatgtttttttaaatctattttttagTTGGTTTTCTTATAACTTAGTGTAAGTGTAACAAGATATTAGAGTTTGATTCTTGATTTTAGGTAATGTGAAGAAATTTGCTAGATCTTCCTAATGCTAGCACAAAGCTTACTTTGTGGAAAGCCGAACTTTGCGATGATGGAAGTTTCGATATGCTATTCAAGGATGTGTTGGTATTTTTCATGTTGCTATCAAAGATCCtaagatttgtattttttatttttaatgataagaATGAAGCAATCAGCCTCGCTATCAAAGGAGTGCTAAACATACTGAAATCATGCGCGAAATCATTGACAGTTAAACAAGTAATTTATACATCATCAGCAGGAGCGGTTTGTGTCGAAAAATGTCAAAAACTGATATATGATCAAAATTGTTGGAGtgatgtggatttctgcaagaGACTAAGAAGATGGTTGGATGGGTAAATATTACAAAACTTAATTAATAGGATTAATTAACTTAAGTTTATGATAtataaactctttttttttttgtcccttACATTCTACAGAATTATCTTGCATCCAAAACATTGGCAGAGAAGGCTGGTTTTTAATTTGCAAAGGAGAACAACAGTGACTTTGTTAGCACATTACCAACATTAGTTAATGCGCCATTTCTCATGCCAATTCTGCCACCAAGCATGCTCActgctttggttttgattacaaGTAT
This genomic window from Dioscorea cayenensis subsp. rotundata cultivar TDr96_F1 chromosome 20, TDr96_F1_v2_PseudoChromosome.rev07_lg8_w22 25.fasta, whole genome shotgun sequence contains:
- the LOC120251674 gene encoding dihydroflavonol 4-reductase-like, whose product is MKGPVAVTGAAGYIGSWLVMRLLEKGYIVRATVRDPSDSRKTKPLLELPNAEKQLSLWKADLGEEGSFDEVIQGCTGVFHVATFMDFESLDPENEVIKPTVNAMLSILKSCKKAGSVQRIVFTSSAGTVNVQQQQSPEYDESSWSDVDFCRRVKMTGWMYFVSKTLAEKAAWDFAKDNGLDLITVIPPLVVGPFVSSSMPPSMITALALITGNEAHYSILKQIQLVHLDDLCEGHIFLFEHPEAKGRYICSSHDATIFTLAKMIKERFPEYDIPQQFKGIDENIGIVHFSSKKIMDLGFKFKYTMEQMFVDGIQICREKKFIPLQTVKEIASIKGKINGIDEQVSVATN